The DNA region AGAGGAATATAATAAAGATGTATGGTCTTAAAAAGTTGAAAGTCAATATTAATAACTCTACTTTAAAAGTTTTTAATTCTATTTTTACGGTATTAGTTTATTGTTTAATTTTATTGTCCGAATCTCTGTTTAAGTATCCTGAAATCTATTTTGCGCTTTTTCTAACAGCGGGTGTTTATAAGGCAGATCCAAGATTAAATTTTCTGCCTAAATTTCTCGATCTTACAGTATTTTTTGGGTTTTTAACTACTCTGGGGGTTTTGTATAATATTTTGAAAGGAGAATTAAAACCCATTCTACCCCCTATAAAAATTTTTTTATCATATATATTTATAGTTCTATTAGGGATTTTAAGTCTTTCATATACTTTAGCTCCTATTTATGGAACTGAAAAAATTCTCAGATTCATAATTATTACATCGCCTGCTTTCTTTTTTCCTATAATGCTTTTCCAAAAGAAAGAAGTATATGTGAGATTCTTTGCTGTGTTCGTTATTATTGCTATTATTATGAGTTTTGATATCATAACAGGTGGATTAGCTCCTGGAGAGACTGGTTTTCACGAAGCACTTGGTTCAAACTATTTAGCAGTTGGGAGAATTAGTGGAATTGCGATATTATCAGCCCTATCGCTCTTTTTTGTGATAAAACAAAAATTATATAAGTTTTGTCTTCTCTTTATTATGGGACTTTTTATTTTTAATATGTTCATATCTGGTGGTAGAGGTCCTTTAGTAAGTCTTGCTTTTAGTTTTGTTTTTATCTTCATATATCTGGTAATAATGAATTTATTCAAAATTAAAGAAAACAAATTTACAATAAATAAAAGAGATTTCAAGTTACTATCATACATATTTTTAATTTTTGTATTTGCTTTATTTGTCGTTGTATATTTTAAAGATTATTTCTCAATTATTTTTTATAGACTAATGTTATTAGAAAATTTAGAAGGTACTTCGATAGAGACAAGGTTAAAATTGTATAATACAGCAATAAATTCTCTTAAGGACTTCCCAAGAAATATAGTGGGTTTAGGAATAGGGGGCTTTAGTGTGTTTTACAATGGATATGATGCACCCAGGGGTTTGTATCCTCATAATATCTTTTTAGAAATTGGTTCTGAATTAGGTATTTTAGGACTTTTTGCCTTTATTTTTGTTATATGTAAAAGTATTATAGTGGCTTTTGATAATATAAAAAAATCGAAATTAGAGTGGAACTATTACATAAACATTAGTTTACTGATGAGTCTTATTTTTATGCTTATTAATTCTTCGGTATCTGGAGATATAAATGATAATCGATTGCTATTTACTACTTTGGGATTAATTTGGGCAAGAAGGAGGATTTCAAATAATGAAAGCTAAAGTTTGTCACATAACTACCGTACATTCTCCATTTGATGTTCGTATATTTCACAAGGAATGTAAAACTCTTGCAAAATCGGGTTATGAGGTTTACCTTATTGCTCAGCATGATAAAGAAGAGATTGTAGATGGAATACATTTAATCCCTTTGCCTATAGTGAGAAGTAGGATTAGGAGGATGATTTATTTACCTATTAGAGCTCTCAAAGAGGCATTGAAACTAAAAGCAAACATTTATCATTTCCATGATCCTGAGCTGATTCCTATAGGTGTCTTGTTAAAAGTCTTTGCTAAAGGAAAGGTTATATATGATGTTCATGAGGATGTTCCTAAACAGATAATGTCAAAATATTGGATACCTAAAAAATTAAGAGGTATTATTTCTTTTATAGTAAATCTAGGAGAGAAGAAATTTTCTTTTTTATTTGATGCTATTATAACCGCTACAGATGATATATTGAAAAATTTCTCTTTTTATAGAAACGCCATCTCGATAAAAAATTACCCAATGTTGTCAAAATTTTTAGAGGTTAAAGGCAAAGAAAAAAAAGATGATGTGTTTAAAATAATTTATATAGGAGGACTTTCAAAAATAAGAGGAATAAGTGAGGTAGTAAAAGCCCTTGAATATGTAGATTCTAATAAAGAAGTTCGCTTGATTTTATGTGGAAAATTTTCCCCAATTGAATATGAAAAAGAAGTTCGAAATCTTAAAGGCTTTGAGAAAGTAGATTATCTTGGATGGTTAGAGCCAGATGAAGTAGTAAATAAGCTTGTAGATGTAGATGCAGGTATTGTATGTTTACATCCAATAACAAATTATGTTACTGCGTTACCTGTTAAACTCTTTGAATATATGGCTGCTGGGCTTCCTGTTATTGCTTCTAATTTTCCTCTTTGGAGAGAAATTGTTGAAGGAAATAATTGTGGTATATGTGTTGATCCTCTTAATCCAAAAGAAATTGCAGAAGCAATAAAATATTTAATAGAGCATCTAGATAAGGCTCAAAAAATGGGAGAAAATGGTAAAAAAGCTGTTTTAGAGAAATATAATTGGGAAAAAGAGAGTGAAAAACTCATTAAATTGTATGAGGATTTACTACATGGCTAACAAAAATATCTGGCTCTTCAATCATTATGCTATAACTCCAAATCTTCCTGGGGGAACAAGGCATTTTGATTTTGGAAAAGAATTAGTAAGGAGAGGTTATAAAGTAACCATATTTGCTTCTAGCTTTCATTATAGCTTACTTAGAGAAACTAAAGAATATGAAAAGGAGAAATTTATTATTGAAGATTACGAAGGAGTTAGATTTGTATGGTTAAAGACATTTTCATATTCTGGCAATGATTGGAGAAGAGTAGTCAACATGCTTTCTTATGCTATTAGAGCTTATGAAGTAGCTCAAAAAATTAATACAGAGAAACCTGATATTATAATAGGATCTTCTGTACACCTTTTTGCAGTGTTCACTGCTTATTTACTCTCTAAGAAATATAAAACCCCATTT from Dictyoglomus turgidum DSM 6724 includes:
- a CDS encoding O-antigen ligase family protein, with the protein product MYGLKKLKVNINNSTLKVFNSIFTVLVYCLILLSESLFKYPEIYFALFLTAGVYKADPRLNFLPKFLDLTVFFGFLTTLGVLYNILKGELKPILPPIKIFLSYIFIVLLGILSLSYTLAPIYGTEKILRFIIITSPAFFFPIMLFQKKEVYVRFFAVFVIIAIIMSFDIITGGLAPGETGFHEALGSNYLAVGRISGIAILSALSLFFVIKQKLYKFCLLFIMGLFIFNMFISGGRGPLVSLAFSFVFIFIYLVIMNLFKIKENKFTINKRDFKLLSYIFLIFVFALFVVVYFKDYFSIIFYRLMLLENLEGTSIETRLKLYNTAINSLKDFPRNIVGLGIGGFSVFYNGYDAPRGLYPHNIFLEIGSELGILGLFAFIFVICKSIIVAFDNIKKSKLEWNYYINISLLMSLIFMLINSSVSGDINDNRLLFTTLGLIWARRRISNNES
- a CDS encoding glycosyltransferase family 4 protein, translating into MKAKVCHITTVHSPFDVRIFHKECKTLAKSGYEVYLIAQHDKEEIVDGIHLIPLPIVRSRIRRMIYLPIRALKEALKLKANIYHFHDPELIPIGVLLKVFAKGKVIYDVHEDVPKQIMSKYWIPKKLRGIISFIVNLGEKKFSFLFDAIITATDDILKNFSFYRNAISIKNYPMLSKFLEVKGKEKKDDVFKIIYIGGLSKIRGISEVVKALEYVDSNKEVRLILCGKFSPIEYEKEVRNLKGFEKVDYLGWLEPDEVVNKLVDVDAGIVCLHPITNYVTALPVKLFEYMAAGLPVIASNFPLWREIVEGNNCGICVDPLNPKEIAEAIKYLIEHLDKAQKMGENGKKAVLEKYNWEKESEKLIKLYEDLLHG